Sequence from the uncultured Flavobacterium sp. genome:
TTGAAGTACTTACCGCATATTTTCCTGCTGGAACTTTATCATCGTTCATTGCTAAACACGCTGAACAACCCGGCTGACGTAATACAAAACCAGCTTCGGTAAGAATATCTAGAATACCTTCTTCTTTAATCTGAGCTTCAACAACGTGAGAACCCGGAACTAACCAAGCGGTAACATTATCTGCTTTTTTTCTTCCTTTTACAATTTCGGCGAAAGCCCTAAAATCTTCAATACGTCCGTTTGTACAACTTCCTAAGAAAACGTAATCAATTGGTTTTCCAATCATCACATCATCTTCCTGGAAGCCCATATAAGCTAACGATTTTTTATAAGTTTCCTCACCGCCTTCAACTTGATTAGCGTTCGGAATATGTTTTGAGATACCAATTCCCATTCCAGGGTTAGTACCGTAAGTAATCATTGGTTCAATGTCTGAAGCTTTGATATTTAATTCGGCATCAAAAACAGCATCAGCATCAGTTTTAAGAGTTTTCCAATATTCAACAGCTTTTGTCCATGCTTCACCTTTAGGGGTAAATAATCTTCCTTCAAGGAAATCAAAAGTAGTTTGGTCAGGAGCGATCATACCACCACGAGCCCCCATTTCGATACTTAGATTACAAACAGTCATACGACCTTCCATAGTCATGTTTTCGAAAACATCTCCGGCGTATTCAACAAAATAACCTGTTCCTCCAGAAGTAGTTAATTGAGCAATAATATAAAGTGCAACGTCTTTTGGACCAACACCTTTACTTAATTGACCGTTTACGTTGATACGCATTTTCTTTGGTTTTGGCTGCATAATACATTGAGTAGAAAGCACCATTTCAACCTCAGAAGTTCCGATACCAAAAGCAATCGCTCCAAAAGCACCGTGAGTAGACGTGTGAGAATCTCCACAAACAATAGTAGCACCTGGCAAAGTAATTCCGTTTTCAGGACCAACTACATGTACAATTCCATTTTTAATGTGACCTAAACCCCAGTGCGAAATTCCGTATTCGGCAGCATTATCTTCAAGCGCTTTAAGCTGATTTGCAGATAGTGCATCTTCAACTGGTAAATGTTGGTTTATGGTTGGTGTATTGTGATCTGCAGTTGCAAAAGTACGCTCCGGGTATAAAACCTTAACGCCTCTGGCTTTTAATCCTAGAAAAGCAACAGGACTCGTAACTTCATGAATGAAATGGCGGTCAATAAAAAACACATCTGGTCCATCTTCAATTTTACGCACTACATGTGAATCCCATACTTTGTCAAATAATGTCTTACTCATTTTTTATTTTTTTTAATTGTAATTCTATAACCACAGCAATTCCTGCTTATTATAATAGGAAAACAAAATTAGAAAAAGATGTAAGGGCGTCAATTTGAATATTTCATTATATACGATACCCAAACTTAAATACAAATTGCGATTGACTTTTTTGCAATGAGATTTGGTTGTAGAATGAATATAAATTGGTTTTGCTTTTTCTTTTTTGGTTAATTTTGAGTTGATTGCTTTAATTTTAATAGTTGGCAAATTTATCTCAAAATCAATAGAAAATATAAGTTTTTATTCAAAAAAATGTAACAAAATGAGTTAAAATAGTAATAATTGTTAGGTTTGATTTGTTTTAAAGGTTCTGTTTTTTTGAATTCTAATGGCTTTAAATGCCAATTTTTGAAGTTTTTAAATATTCTAAAATTCATTAAAATACTACGACATCCAAGAAGTGTATTTTTATGAAAATTTATGATTTTTAATGTAAAAAGGGATCTGTTAAAGAAGATAATTTTAAAGACTAATTCAATGAGTTTTTAAACTCTAAAGGTGTTAAGTTGGTTTTCTTTTTGAAGAGTTTGCTAAATGATTGCGGATATTCAAAACCCAATTGATACGCTATTTCTGCCACAGAAAGATTAGTAGAAATCAGAAAGTCTTTTGATTTTTCGATAAGTTTCGAATGAATGTGTTGTTGCGCATTTTGTCCGGTTAAATTTCGGAGCATGTCGCTGAGATAATGTGTAGAAACGTTGATTTGTGAAGCAAGAAAATCTACAGTTGGTAATCCTCTTTTTAGAGTTTCGGCATTATTGAGATAATTATCCAGAGTATCTTCTACTTTAAGTAATAAATCGTGACTGATTGTTTTTCTGGTAATGAATTGACGTTTATAAAAACGATTACTATAATTAAGCAAAACATCAATATATGAAACGATAACATCCTGACTCATTTCGTCTATTGCGGTATGAAGCTCTTTGTCAATGCTGGTTAATAATCCTATAATGGTTGTTTTTTCGCTATCAGAAAGATGAAGCGCTTCATTAGTATCATAAGAAAAGAAGCCGTATTTTTTGATGTTTTTCCCTAAAGGATAATTTCTAATAAAATCCGGATGAAAAAGCAGCGTATAACCGTGATATTCGATTCCTTCTTCGCTATCTGTAAAAATCAATTGATTAGGCGAAGCAAACATTAATCCGCCTTCATTAAAATCATAATAACCTTGGCCGTAGCCCATTTTTCCGTTAGTCGAAAACTTATAAGATATCTTGTAAAAATCGAGTAAAAAAGAAGTATTTGTTAAATCAGCATTTATGACAAGTTGCGTGTTATCGACTAAACTTATCATAGGATGAAGCGGTTTAGGAAGCTTCAATAAACTATGAAATTGCGATATAGAGGAAATTTTTGCCGGATTATTATTTTTCTTTTCCATGATATAAATGTATAAAAAATTCAAAAACGAATACCGCACAGCTTATCAAAACCTGAGCGGTATCAGTAATAAATTATGCTCCTAAAAATTGTTTGCCAAATGCAGCACGAAAAACTTCGTCACCTTGTTCTTGTCTTTGTTTGTAAAGTGCTTTTGCGTCTTCTCCCGCCACATATCTCAGTTGGGTTTTTCCGTCTGTTGCAGCTTCGTAAACAACATCTGCAATTTGTTCAGGTGTTGATGCCATTTCAAACATTACATCTACATTTTCAAACATTTTATTTGCCATTGCTTCATATTCAGGTTTAACTCCAGTGTCAAGAGAACCATGAAGAAATTCTGTTTTAATACCGCCCGGAGAAACCGTTTTAATATTGATTCCAAAAGGATTTAATTCATAAGCCATACTTTCGCTCCAGCCTTCTAATCCCCATTTTGTTGCATGATATACAGATCCTAAAGGAAAAGATATCAATCCGCCAATAGAAGTTGTGGAGATAAATAAGCCGCTTTTTCTTTCTCTGAAATACGGAATAAAAGCATTGGTAACACGAATTACGCCTAATAAATTTGTGTTTAATTGTTTTGTAATTTGATCGTCATTAAAGCTTTCCAAAGGACCAATCAAACCGTAACCTGCATTATTAAAAACGATATCAATGTCGCTTAATTCCAATGCTTTTTTAACGGTGCTTTGTATCTGGTCAAAATTCGTAACATCTAATGGTAAAAGAGTTACGTTGTTTAAATTAGAAAGTTCAGTTTCTTTTTCAGGATTTCTCATTGTTGCGATAACATTCCATCCTTTTTGTTGAAATAATTTTGCTGTAGCTTTTCCTAAACCTGATGAAGCGCCTGTGATAAAAATAGTTTTCATAATAATTTGTTTTAAATTGATAGGGCAAAGTTCTGGATAGAGTGGAGTTTAAAAGTGTTCATTTTGGTACAATGAGTATCCAAAATGAATAATCAAAGTTTTTAACTTCAAATAATCGAAATTTTATCATTTTTATCGCTTTTTAACAGTTTCTAATAATGATTTTGATTAATGCTTTTTGTGCAATTCTTTATTTTCTTAAGCGAAAAAAAAGCGTAAATTTGAACTTCCTCCATTTTCCATAAAGCAATTTTTATAATCCATATAATCAGAGATTTATATTTGGAAAGATTGGAATTTGGAACTTAATTTTGCCTTTTTAAACTTATGTATTTAATATTCGATACCGAAACTACTGGATTACCAAAACGTTGGGACGCTCCAATTACTGATTCTGATAACTGGCCTCGCTGTATTCAGATCGCCTGGCAGCTTCATGACGAAATGGGGCAACTTATCGAACATCAGGATTATTTGGTTAAGCCTGACGGATTTAATATTCCGTATGATGCAGAACGTATTCACGGGATTTCTACAGAATTGGCTGAAGCCGATGGAATCACTTTGGCCGAAGTTTTGGAGAAATTTAATATTGCATTAAGTAAAACGAAATTTATTGTAGGTCAGAATTTAGGTTTCGACGTCAATATTATGGGAGCCGAATTTCATAGAATGGGTGTAGATTCTGCTATGAGTTCAATGCCGGTTTTGGATACATGTACAGAAGTTACGGCTTCATTATTGAAACTTCCGGGAGGTCGTGGAGGTAAATTTAAATTACCAACATTAACAGAATTACACGAATATCTTTTTAATAAACCTTTCGCAGAAGCGCACAACGCAACTGCCGACGTTGAGGCAACTACGCGTTGTTTTCTGGAGTTAATTAGAAGAGAAGTTTTTACCAAAGAAGAACTGGATGTTCCGAAGGATTATTTTAAAGATTTCCAAACTAGAAATCCACAGGAATTTCCGTTAATTGGTTTAAAACATATCAATCTTAAAAAAGCTTCTGATAAAATCAGAGAGCAGTTAAAAGCTTTAGAATCTGTTGGGCAAGAACCTACAGTTTCACATTCTGACAGAGAAGATTTTAAAGAAGCAAAATACGCGCATTTACACAATCATACTCAATTTTCGGTTTTACAATCGACTATAGGTATTGGTAATATTGTTGCGGCTACAGCCAAAAACGGAATGCCTGCCGTTGCAATGACGGATACAGGAAACATGATGGGAGCTTTTCACTTTGTGAGCGCCGTTATGAATCACAATAAAGCAGCATCGGGAAAAAATAAAGCTTTGGTTGAAGCTGGTGAAGAACCAACAGAAACCGAAATAAAACCAATCGTAGGTTGCGAATTTAATGTCTGCGACAATCACTTAGATAAAAGTAAAAAAGACAACGGAAATCAGGTTGTATTATTAGCCAAAAACAAAAATGGTTATCACAATCTGGCAAAAATGTCTTCGATTGCTTTTACAAACGGATTTTATTATGTTCCGAGGATTGACCGTGCGATTGTTGAAAAATACAAAGAAGATATCATGGTTTTGTCCGGAAATTTATACGGAGAAATTCCGAGTAAAATTCTGAACATCGGTGAAAACCAAGCCGAAGAAGCTTTGATTTGGTGGAAAGAACAATTTGGCGATGATTTTTATCTCGAGATTATGCGACATAATCAGGAAGATGAAAATCGTGTAAATAAAACCCTGATTGAGTTTTCTAAAAAACATGATGTCAAATTAATTGCAACAAATAACACCTATTATTTAAATAAAGAAGATGCCAACGCACACGACATTTTATTGTGTGTAAAAGATGGTGAAAAACAAGCGACGCCAATTGGTCGTGGTCGAGGTTATCGTTACGGATTACCAAATCAGGAATACTATTATAAGACTGGTGAAGAGATGAAAAAACTCTTTGCTGATTTGCCTGATTCGATTATTAATATTCAGGAAATTATAGACAAAGTCGAAACTTACTCACTTTATCGTGATGTATTGCTTCCTAAGTTTGATATTCCAGAAGAGTTTGTAGTTGTCGAAGATGAAGCTGATGGCGGAGTTCGTGGAGAGAATAAATATTTGCGACACCTTACAATGGTTGGTGCAAAAAAACGATACGGAGAAATTACAGAATCTATTCAGGAACGTCTGGATTTTGAGTTATTAACGATTTCCAATTCAGGATATCCGGGTTACTTTTTGATCGTTCAGGATTTCATCGCCGAAGCCAGAAATATGGACGTTTCGGTTGGACCAGGCCGTGGATCTGCTGCGGGATCTGCCGTAGCATATTGTTTAGGAATTACCAATATTGACCCTATTAAGTACGATTTGCTTTTTGAGCGTTTCCTAAATCCTGACCGTGTATCCATGCCCGATATTGATATCGATTTTGATGACGAGGGTCGTGGTCGTGTTATGGATTATGTAATTAATAAATACGGTCAAAATCAGGTTGCGCAAATTATTACTTATGGTAAAATGGCAACCAAATCTGCGATTCGTGATACGGCTCGTGTACTGGATTTACCATTATTTGAAGCCGATAGAATTGCAAAACTGATTCCGGCAATGATGCCATCAAAATGGAATTTGGCGCGTTTTATTTCTGAAAGCGAAGATGAAGTTAAAAAAGCCCTTCGATCAGATGAATATGATAATGTAAAAGAATTGATCGCTATTGCCAATGAAGATGATTTGGCTGGAGAAACAATTCAACAGGCAAAAATTCTTGAAGGATCGATGCGAAATACCGGAATTCACGCCTGTGGTGTAATTATTACGCCATCGGATATTACGAATTTCGTTCCCGTTACCACAGCAAAAGATTCTGATTTATATGTAACACAGTTTGATAACTCGGTTGCAGAAAGTGCAGGATTGCTGAAGATGGACTTCTTGGGTCTGAAGACCCTTACCTTAATTAAAGATACCGTTAAACTGGTAAAATATAGAAACGGAATTGATTTGGATCCGGATACATTTCCAATTGATGATGTTGAAACTTATGCACTTTTCCAGAGAGGAGAAACGGTTGGAATCTTCCAATACGAGTCACCCGGAATGCAGAAATACATGAAGGATCTGAAGCCAACGGTTTTTGGAGATTTAATTGCCATGAATGCACTATATCGTCCGGGACCTTTGGAGTATATTCCATCTTTCGTAAGAAGAAAAAATGGCGAAGAAGAAATCAAATACGATTTAGATGCCTGTGAAGAATATTTAGGAGAAACCTACGGAATTACCGTTTACCAAGAGCAGGTAATGCTTTTGTCGCAATCGCTGGCTGACTTTACAAAAGGTGAGGCCGACGTTTTGCGTAAGGCGATGGGTAAGAAACAAAAAGACGTACTAGACAAAATGAAGCCGAAGTTCGTAGAACAAGCGGCGAAAAAAGGTCATGATGCAAAAGTTTTAGAGAAAATCTGGAAAGACTGGGAAGCATTTGCGAGTTACGCCTTCAACAAATCGCACTCGACTTGTTATGCCTGGATTGCGTACCAAACCGCTTATTTAAAAGCGCATTATCCTGCCGAATATATGGCAGCGGTACTTTCGAATAACATGAATGATATTAAACAAGTATCATTTTTCATGGAAGAATGTAAGCGAATGGGATTGCAGGTTTTAGGTCCAGACGTAAACGAATCATACTATAAATTTACCGTAAATGATGAATATGCGGTACGTTTTGGTATGGGAGCGATTAAAGGAGTAGGTTCCGGAGCTGTTGCAACTATTGTAGAAAACAGAAAAGACGGTAAATATAAATCGATTTTTGACTTGGCAAAACGTATTGATTTGCGTGCAGCCAATAAAAAAGCAATTGAAAACTTAGCGCTTGCGGGAGGTTTTGATTCATTTGAAGGAACAACCAGAGCACAATATTTTCATGATGATGGTGACGGAATTACATTTTATGAAAAAGCGATGCGTTACGGATCGAAGTTTCAGGAAAACGAAAACTCATCTCAGGTAAGTTTATTTGGAGAAGCAAGCGAAGTGCAAATTGCAGAACCTGTTGTGCCTCCATGCGAAGATTGGAGCACAATGGAAAAACTAGCCAAAGAAAAAGAAGTTGTTGGGATTTATATTTCCGGACATCCTTTGGACGATTTTAGATTTGAGATGAAATACTTCTGTAATTCCCGATTGGAATGGTTGAAAAGTATGAACGAATATGTAGGTAAAAATCTAAATTTTGCCGGAATCATAAATAACGTACAGCATCGTGTGGCAAAAAACGGAAAAGGCTGGGCAGTATTTAATTTAGAAGGATACGACGAAAGTTACGAGTTTAAGATTTTTGGTGAAGAATACTTAAAATTCCGCCATTTCCTGATTCAGAATAATTTTGCTTTCATAAAAATATTAATAAAAGACGGTTGGGTAAATCATGATACAGGTAAAAAATCTGATCCTAGAATGCAGTTTGTTGAGGTTAGACAATTGCAGGATATCTTAGAAGCTTTTGCTAAAAAGCTAATTTTATTATTGAATATAAAAGATTTACAGACAGAGTTTATTCACAAGTTAAGTGATTTGTTTAATCAGAATAAAGGAGATAATTCAGTGACTTTTGAAATCATGGAATTAGAGAGAATAAAACGTCTCGTTGAGGTCGAAACAACAAATGAGTTTGAAGAAACCGAAGATGCTGTTTTTGCAGACGAAAATGAAGATAGTGATGCATCACTTGAAGATACTAAGACCAAAGAAGTAAATGAAGTTGAAGAAATAAAAGTTGTAACCAAATTATCAATGCCAAGCCGTAGGTTAAAAATTAAGATTTCTGCTGAACTATTACAGGAATTGGAGAAAATGCAGATCAATTTTAAGCTAAATTAAATTTTAACAGTTAAAATTTAGCAGAATACATTTTTTTTTAGTTAAAAATATGCATGCATAATACTTTTTTAGTAATATTGCGTAAAATTACAACGATTTCGTTCCAAGTCTAACAAAGCAAACTTTAGACATATGTTAAAATATTCTATGTTTGTAAAAATTAATTAAATCAGAATTATGAAAAAGAACCTATTTTTATTAGGATTATTAGTTTGCTCTATGGCCACAATGGCGCAAACAGAAAAAGCAGACAAACCAGAAAGCTGGTATTTTAAAGTTGGTGGATCTTATTTCAATCAAACTGCTTCGACTGAATTTCCTGTTGTTGGTGGTCAATTGCCAAACAGAGATGTTTATGCAGGTACATTAGCAAATAATAAATTGGTATCTAGAGAAGGAATTACAGGTTCTTTTGGACAAGGTTTTAGAAGTGGAATTACTGCTGGTTACCGTTTTTCTCCACGTTTAGGAGTTGAGATGGCTGCAAATTACTACGTTAGTAATTCTAAAACAATGGCACAGACTACAGATAGACTTATTTCTTATAATCCAGCATCAAGCCCAGCAGCAACTTACTTAAGTTTTACTGCAGAAGGAGAAATCAAAGCTTTTGATTTAGCTCCGGCACTTGTAATGTTTTTAGGAGAAGCTCATGGTTTTGAACCATATACTAAAGTTGGAGTTATCGTTCCAATTCACGGTACATTAGACATTAAAACAGACAGACAATACACAACTTTTGTAAATGGTGCGCAAGTTGCTTCAACAAATGCTTATTCAAAAGACGTTGTTAAACCAAATCCATCACTTGGATTTATGGCTTCTATCGGTACATCTTATAAATTAGGAAAACACATTTCAGCTTTCGCAGAATTAGAATACCGTAACTTTACTGTACACGGAAAAACTAAAGAAACTGAAATATATACTGAAAATGGTGTAGATAAATTAAATACTCCAACTACTTTCCGTCCTGATGCATCATATTCTGCAAGTCACACTAAATATGTAGAGACAATCAATTCTACATCAAATAGTAAAGTAACTAATGCAGCTGGATTTGATAATACTAAAGCTACTGACGATGTTAGTACTTACGTTGGTATTTCAGGTTTAGGTTTGACTTTAGGTCTTAAATACAGCCTATAATTCTAAAGAGATTTATACTTTATAAAAAAGAGGATATTCAAATGAATATCCTCTTTTTTTTTGTCATTTCTAACGCAAGGAAAAAATCACAAAAGAAACTCCGCAAAGAATGTTTATCAATCTTTGTCGAATCAATTGTGTAGAATGGATTAAAATCCATCCCTACAATATAAATCGAGCCGAAGGCTCTTTATATAGAGTTCCGGAGGAACGAATTATTTTGTAGCAAGGGATTTTAATCCCTTGAACGCGACGTAACCATAATATTTGCCATCCCAATTTCTAAAATATTTTTCAGGAGCTAATCCCGCACCCGAGCCTGAAAGTGCGAACTGGCGAAGCAATCCGTTACAATCTTTTGTGCCTCCCGATAGCTATCGGGACCGCCACAAAAGGATTTCCACTTCTATCGGGGCTATGATAATCATTTTGATAAAAACTTTTTCGTTTAATTACGCCAAACCCGACAGGTTTTAAAAACCTGTCGGGTTTATAAGATAGTAGGCAATTCACAATCAACAATTATTTCGAATTCCTAAACTCCTTTAAAACTTCATCAATAACCCAGGTTGTTCTGGCGGCCGAAGTTCCTTTTGAAGGAGAAACACCTTCATTGCCTAAAAGTTCTTCAACAACAGTTTCTATAAAAGGCTGTTGAATATGAAGCGGATTTTCGATTGTAATACTTTCTTTCTCGCCATTTGTATATTGAATATGAATTGGATCATTTCCGAAAGTAGAGAAAGAGATTTTTCCTTTATCGCCAACGATATCAGTATTATCATAACGCTCAAAACTGGCAAAATTCCATAAACCAGTTCCATGAATTCCATTTTCGAATAAAAAAGACATAGAAACAGAATCTTCGGCAGGATAAGCAAGAAGTTGTTGACTCGCATGTCCGCGAACAGACTTTATCGGACCTAAAGCATAATCAAGAAAATCTAAAGTATGACAAGCCAAATCGACAAAAATTCCACCACCGGAAATATGCGGCAAAACCGTCCAAGGCAAATTAATATCGTCATCGTAACGAGCTTCAAACGGATGATATAAAATACAATTTACGTGTCTGATTTTGCCAATTTTGTTTTGATCGATAAGTTCTTTTATTTTTAAAAATCTCGGTAAACGTCTTCTGTAATAAGCCACAAACAAAGGAACGTTATGTTCTTTGCAAGCACTAATCATTTCGTTGCATTCTTCAAAGTTTAATGCCATTGGTTTCTCAACGTAAACGGGTTTTCCTGCTTTGGCACACAAAATAGTATATTCTTTATGAGACGATGGAGGAGTAGCAATATAAACAGCATCAACTTCAGGATCATTGATTAAATCAACAGCATTTGAGTACCATTTAGGAACATTGTGGCGTTTGGCATAATCTTCGGCAAGAGCCGCATCTCTTCGCATAACAGCAACCAAAGCTGAGTTTGGTGTTTTCTGAAATGCTGGTCCGCTTTTTACTTCAGTTACATTACCACAGCCAATAATTCCCCATTTTACAATTTTCATTTTTCTGGTTTTTTAGTTAATTCAAATTTAAAAAGTTTGTCATGAATTACGCGAATTATTTTCACGCAGATTTTGGAGGATTTAATTTTACCGCAAAGTTCGCAAAGCTGGTTCAATACAAAGCTTTGCGAACTTTGTGTTTTTACAAAGCCAAGCTGATACAAAATCTTTGCGTGCTTTGCGGTAAAATTCTTCAGCTACAACAAAAAAGCCACGAACTCACACATTATTTTCTCGCAGATTTTGCAGATTACGCAGATTCCATGCGTAAAAAATCTGCTTAATCTGGAAAATCTGCGAGAGTAAATATTAGATAAAAAATAAAGCCACGAACTCACAAAATAATTCGTGAAATTCGTGGCTCTAAAAACTATAGACTAAAGTTTACTTTTTCGATAAAGCCTTAAATCCCATATTATAAAGCGTGAATGCTTGAATATCTACATTTTCCTGAATTGTCGCCGCAACAGATTTTCCAGCTCCGTGACCCGCTTTTACATCGATACGAATCAAAACCGGATTATTACCTGTTTGTTTGTCTTGTAATTCAGCAGCAAATTTAAAACTATGCGCAGGAACAACACGATCATCATGATCACCAGTTGTAACCATAGTTGCAGGATATTGAACACCTTTTTTAACATTTTGAACTGGAGAATAACCTTTAATGTATTCAAACATTTCTTTGCTATCCTGAGAAGTTCCATAATCGTAAGCCCATCCTGCACCCGCAGTAAAAGTATGGTAACGCAACATATCCATTACACCAACTGCTGGCAACGCTACTTTCATAAGATCAGGACGTTGAGTCATTGTTGCACCAACTAATAAACCACCGTTAGAACCTCCGCGAATTGCTAAGAAATCTGAAGAAGTATATTTTTGAGCAATCAAATATTCACCTGCAGCGATAAAATCGTCAAATACATTTTGTTTTTGCAATTTAGTTCCTGCATCGTGCCATTTTTTACCATATTCACCACCACCTCTTAAATTGGCAACAGCATAAATACCGCCATTTTCTAACCAAACTGCATTTGCAATGCTAAAACTTGGCGTTAAGCTAATGTTGAATCCACCGTAACCATAAAGAATAGTTGGATTTTTACCATCTAATTTTGTTCCTTTTTTATACGTGATAATCATCGGGATTTTAGTTCCGTCTTTTGAAGTATAGAAAACTTGTTTAGATTCGTACTCTTCACTTTTGAAATCAACTTTAGGTTTTTGATACACTTCAGATTTACCTGATTTTGGTTCCAGAGAATAAATCGTTCCTGGAGTTGTATAGTTTGTAAAGCTGTAGTATAATGTTTTATCGTGTTTTTTTCCATGAAATCCACCTGCAGTTCCTACCGCCGGAAGTTTGATTTCACGAATTAATTTTCCGTTATAATCGTATTGTTGTACAAACGAAACTGCATCTTTAGTATAATTAGCAAAGAAATAACCGCCACCAGTTGAAGGCGCTAAGATGTTTTGAGTTTCTGGAATAAAATCT
This genomic interval carries:
- the leuC gene encoding 3-isopropylmalate dehydratase large subunit produces the protein MSKTLFDKVWDSHVVRKIEDGPDVFFIDRHFIHEVTSPVAFLGLKARGVKVLYPERTFATADHNTPTINQHLPVEDALSANQLKALEDNAAEYGISHWGLGHIKNGIVHVVGPENGITLPGATIVCGDSHTSTHGAFGAIAFGIGTSEVEMVLSTQCIMQPKPKKMRINVNGQLSKGVGPKDVALYIIAQLTTSGGTGYFVEYAGDVFENMTMEGRMTVCNLSIEMGARGGMIAPDQTTFDFLEGRLFTPKGEAWTKAVEYWKTLKTDADAVFDAELNIKASDIEPMITYGTNPGMGIGISKHIPNANQVEGGEETYKKSLAYMGFQEDDVMIGKPIDYVFLGSCTNGRIEDFRAFAEIVKGRKKADNVTAWLVPGSHVVEAQIKEEGILDILTEAGFVLRQPGCSACLAMNDDKVPAGKYAVSTSNRNFEGRQGPGSRTLLASPIMAAAAAVTGKLTDPRELF
- a CDS encoding helix-turn-helix transcriptional regulator, coding for MEKKNNNPAKISSISQFHSLLKLPKPLHPMISLVDNTQLVINADLTNTSFLLDFYKISYKFSTNGKMGYGQGYYDFNEGGLMFASPNQLIFTDSEEGIEYHGYTLLFHPDFIRNYPLGKNIKKYGFFSYDTNEALHLSDSEKTTIIGLLTSIDKELHTAIDEMSQDVIVSYIDVLLNYSNRFYKRQFITRKTISHDLLLKVEDTLDNYLNNAETLKRGLPTVDFLASQINVSTHYLSDMLRNLTGQNAQQHIHSKLIEKSKDFLISTNLSVAEIAYQLGFEYPQSFSKLFKKKTNLTPLEFKNSLN
- a CDS encoding SDR family oxidoreductase, whose amino-acid sequence is MKTIFITGASSGLGKATAKLFQQKGWNVIATMRNPEKETELSNLNNVTLLPLDVTNFDQIQSTVKKALELSDIDIVFNNAGYGLIGPLESFNDDQITKQLNTNLLGVIRVTNAFIPYFRERKSGLFISTTSIGGLISFPLGSVYHATKWGLEGWSESMAYELNPFGINIKTVSPGGIKTEFLHGSLDTGVKPEYEAMANKMFENVDVMFEMASTPEQIADVVYEAATDGKTQLRYVAGEDAKALYKQRQEQGDEVFRAAFGKQFLGA
- the dnaE gene encoding DNA polymerase III subunit alpha — its product is MYLIFDTETTGLPKRWDAPITDSDNWPRCIQIAWQLHDEMGQLIEHQDYLVKPDGFNIPYDAERIHGISTELAEADGITLAEVLEKFNIALSKTKFIVGQNLGFDVNIMGAEFHRMGVDSAMSSMPVLDTCTEVTASLLKLPGGRGGKFKLPTLTELHEYLFNKPFAEAHNATADVEATTRCFLELIRREVFTKEELDVPKDYFKDFQTRNPQEFPLIGLKHINLKKASDKIREQLKALESVGQEPTVSHSDREDFKEAKYAHLHNHTQFSVLQSTIGIGNIVAATAKNGMPAVAMTDTGNMMGAFHFVSAVMNHNKAASGKNKALVEAGEEPTETEIKPIVGCEFNVCDNHLDKSKKDNGNQVVLLAKNKNGYHNLAKMSSIAFTNGFYYVPRIDRAIVEKYKEDIMVLSGNLYGEIPSKILNIGENQAEEALIWWKEQFGDDFYLEIMRHNQEDENRVNKTLIEFSKKHDVKLIATNNTYYLNKEDANAHDILLCVKDGEKQATPIGRGRGYRYGLPNQEYYYKTGEEMKKLFADLPDSIINIQEIIDKVETYSLYRDVLLPKFDIPEEFVVVEDEADGGVRGENKYLRHLTMVGAKKRYGEITESIQERLDFELLTISNSGYPGYFLIVQDFIAEARNMDVSVGPGRGSAAGSAVAYCLGITNIDPIKYDLLFERFLNPDRVSMPDIDIDFDDEGRGRVMDYVINKYGQNQVAQIITYGKMATKSAIRDTARVLDLPLFEADRIAKLIPAMMPSKWNLARFISESEDEVKKALRSDEYDNVKELIAIANEDDLAGETIQQAKILEGSMRNTGIHACGVIITPSDITNFVPVTTAKDSDLYVTQFDNSVAESAGLLKMDFLGLKTLTLIKDTVKLVKYRNGIDLDPDTFPIDDVETYALFQRGETVGIFQYESPGMQKYMKDLKPTVFGDLIAMNALYRPGPLEYIPSFVRRKNGEEEIKYDLDACEEYLGETYGITVYQEQVMLLSQSLADFTKGEADVLRKAMGKKQKDVLDKMKPKFVEQAAKKGHDAKVLEKIWKDWEAFASYAFNKSHSTCYAWIAYQTAYLKAHYPAEYMAAVLSNNMNDIKQVSFFMEECKRMGLQVLGPDVNESYYKFTVNDEYAVRFGMGAIKGVGSGAVATIVENRKDGKYKSIFDLAKRIDLRAANKKAIENLALAGGFDSFEGTTRAQYFHDDGDGITFYEKAMRYGSKFQENENSSQVSLFGEASEVQIAEPVVPPCEDWSTMEKLAKEKEVVGIYISGHPLDDFRFEMKYFCNSRLEWLKSMNEYVGKNLNFAGIINNVQHRVAKNGKGWAVFNLEGYDESYEFKIFGEEYLKFRHFLIQNNFAFIKILIKDGWVNHDTGKKSDPRMQFVEVRQLQDILEAFAKKLILLLNIKDLQTEFIHKLSDLFNQNKGDNSVTFEIMELERIKRLVEVETTNEFEETEDAVFADENEDSDASLEDTKTKEVNEVEEIKVVTKLSMPSRRLKIKISAELLQELEKMQINFKLN
- a CDS encoding outer membrane beta-barrel protein, with protein sequence MKKNLFLLGLLVCSMATMAQTEKADKPESWYFKVGGSYFNQTASTEFPVVGGQLPNRDVYAGTLANNKLVSREGITGSFGQGFRSGITAGYRFSPRLGVEMAANYYVSNSKTMAQTTDRLISYNPASSPAATYLSFTAEGEIKAFDLAPALVMFLGEAHGFEPYTKVGVIVPIHGTLDIKTDRQYTTFVNGAQVASTNAYSKDVVKPNPSLGFMASIGTSYKLGKHISAFAELEYRNFTVHGKTKETEIYTENGVDKLNTPTTFRPDASYSASHTKYVETINSTSNSKVTNAAGFDNTKATDDVSTYVGISGLGLTLGLKYSL